One region of Colius striatus isolate bColStr4 chromosome 4, bColStr4.1.hap1, whole genome shotgun sequence genomic DNA includes:
- the NTAQ1 gene encoding protein N-terminal glutamine amidohydrolase isoform X1 has protein sequence MARPAAAYEAAVPPRPACAYTSCYCEENVWKLCDYIRSQDRYPLEEFYAVFISNDRRMIPLWKQKSGHGDEPVVWDYHVILLHVSGGEQNFIYDLDTVLPFPCPFDVYSAEAFRLDDSLHPEFHRKIRMIPADLYLKTFASDRSHMKDTNGKWQKPPPSYPCIETAGGGLLTLPTSTLWETVPHNFSSMGPSLGLQFLMNCSSMGPPTGAAPHTLPQRGSSTGRTVLQVSTAPACVPHRITSPDSKPALAWTPLSPQTSRSYQELTPG, from the exons ATGGCGCGGCCCGCGGCCGCCTACGAGGCTGCGgtgcccccccgccccgcctgCGCCTACACCAGCTGCTACTG tgaagaaaatgtttGGAAACTTTGTGACTACATCAGGAGTCAGGATCGATACCCTTTAGAAGAGTTTTATGCGGTTTTCATCTCCAATGATAGGAGGATG ATTCCACTCTGGAAGCAGAAATCAGGACATGGAGATGAGCCTGTTGTCTGG GACTATCATGTTATTCTACTTCACGTTTCCGGTGGGGAGCAGAACTTCATTTATGATCTTGATACAGTGCTGCCATTTCCCTGTCCTTTTGATGTGTACAGTGCAGAAGCCTTCAGATTGGATGACAGCCTTCATCCAGAATTTCACAG GAAAATCAGAATGATTCCAGCAGATTTGTACTTGAAGACATTTGCTTCAGACAGATCCCACATGAAAGATACAAATGGGAAATGGCAGAAACCTCCTCCTTCCTACCCTTGCATTGAAACTGCAG ggggaggcctcctcacacttcccacttcTACActgtgggagacagtccctcacaactTCTCAAGCATGGGTCCTTCTcttgggctacagttcctcatgaactgctccagcatggggcctcccacgggggcagctcctcacactctgcctcaacgtgggtcatccactgggagaacagtccttcaggtatcgactgctccagcctgcgtccctcacaggatcacaagtcctgacagcaaacctgctctggcctggactcctctctccccacagacttccaggtcctaccaggaacttactccagggtga
- the NTAQ1 gene encoding protein N-terminal glutamine amidohydrolase isoform X2 → MIPLWKQKSGHGDEPVVWDYHVILLHVSGGEQNFIYDLDTVLPFPCPFDVYSAEAFRLDDSLHPEFHRKIRMIPADLYLKTFASDRSHMKDTNGKWQKPPPSYPCIETAGGGLLTLPTSTLWETVPHNFSSMGPSLGLQFLMNCSSMGPPTGAAPHTLPQRGSSTGRTVLQVSTAPACVPHRITSPDSKPALAWTPLSPQTSRSYQELTPG, encoded by the exons ATG ATTCCACTCTGGAAGCAGAAATCAGGACATGGAGATGAGCCTGTTGTCTGG GACTATCATGTTATTCTACTTCACGTTTCCGGTGGGGAGCAGAACTTCATTTATGATCTTGATACAGTGCTGCCATTTCCCTGTCCTTTTGATGTGTACAGTGCAGAAGCCTTCAGATTGGATGACAGCCTTCATCCAGAATTTCACAG GAAAATCAGAATGATTCCAGCAGATTTGTACTTGAAGACATTTGCTTCAGACAGATCCCACATGAAAGATACAAATGGGAAATGGCAGAAACCTCCTCCTTCCTACCCTTGCATTGAAACTGCAG ggggaggcctcctcacacttcccacttcTACActgtgggagacagtccctcacaactTCTCAAGCATGGGTCCTTCTcttgggctacagttcctcatgaactgctccagcatggggcctcccacgggggcagctcctcacactctgcctcaacgtgggtcatccactgggagaacagtccttcaggtatcgactgctccagcctgcgtccctcacaggatcacaagtcctgacagcaaacctgctctggcctggactcctctctccccacagacttccaggtcctaccaggaacttactccagggtga